The DNA segment GATATGACATAAAAGGTAAGTCAGCGACGATAAACTTATCTTTTGCACCTGTTGCGACAGCTTTTGTATGAAGTTGCATCATTTCAATTGTTGCAGTTGTTGTATTTTGATGTCCATGAACCACCATAGAAACACTATCACCAACCAATAAGACATCAATATCAGTTTGATTGGCAATTGCTGCTGTTGTTGCATCATAGCAGGTAATAACGGTTATTTTTTCAGCATTTTGTTTTTTGCTTAGAAAATCAAGTACGTTCATTTTCTTGTTTATCCTGTGACAGTTGATTTAGATGGGTTTCTACAAAGGCTTTGTAAATCTGAAGAAAATTATCATCATTGATATTAAGTGCATCAATATGAAAGTTAATGGTATTAATATCATTTCTAGCAATGGGTCCAGTTAATGCATTTTGATAGTCATTTTTTAAGTTGATTAATGTTTGTTCTAAAAGTGGGATTGCCATGATAGGATCAATGTTAAAGTGACTTTTAAGTGTATTAAAATATTTTTGCCATAATAGTGTTGTATAGTTATTTGCAATAGCACCCAGTGCATGATAATAAGCTTTATCTTTACGCTTTATCTTAAAAAAGCGGTTGGGTATGCCGGGTAATAATTGACTGAATTTAGGACCTTCAGATTCGATTGCAAATGGTATATCTAGGTAGCA comes from the bacterium SCSIO 12844 genome and includes:
- a CDS encoding DUF2520 domain-containing protein produces the protein MDCLSKSNTQYLVIGNGLMAKHFIHYLNILKLSYKHWYRSYSIENLILLLKESTHILFLIKDDAIENFIKTNCLKYKQKDQLYLHFSGSLSSEYAYTTHPLQTFSKSLYTPECYLDIPFAIESEGPKFSQLLPGIPNRFFKIKRKDKAYYHALGAIANNYTTLLWQKYFNTLKSHFNIDPIMAIPLLEQTLINLKNDYQNALTGPIARNDINTINFHIDALNINDDNFLQIYKAFVETHLNQLSQDKQENERT